The Trichomycterus rosablanca isolate fTriRos1 chromosome 15, fTriRos1.hap1, whole genome shotgun sequence genome contains a region encoding:
- the LOC134328352 gene encoding histone H2AX-like — MRREDQHYGSYTEKKEGLAEADFVGIGRPTPRDRKTNPLQEVCTQEPLTTTIETNNEDKKQQEKNIKPEGNKTSDSDTSNTSTSSDETDSSSSTTTASDELTSPPDPTKKTSIKPSTLKPPSNDNVQGNIDISTENVGKTGGKARAKAKTRSSRAGLQFPVGRVHRLLRKGNYAHRVGAGAPVYLAAVLEYLTAEILELAGNAARDNKKSRIIPRHLQLAVRNDEELNRLLGGVTIAQGGVLPNIQAVLLPKKTEKGAKSK; from the exons atgaggagagaggaccagcactacggaTCATACACCGAGAAgaaggaaggactggcagaggcagacttcGTGGGaattggaagacccactccgagAGACAGAA AAACAAATCCGCTACAGGAAGTCTGCACACAAGAGCCTTTAACAACTACAATTGAAACCAACAATGAAGATAAGAAGCAAcaagaaaagaacatcaaacccGAGGGAAACAAAACATCGGACTCCGACACTTCTAACACATCGACCAGCTCTGATGAAACAGACTCTTCCTCCTCCACCACCACAGCAAGTGATGAACTCACGAGCCCTCCTGATCCAACCAAGAAGACTTCGATTAAACCTTCGACTTTAAAGCCTCCATCTAATGATAATGTTCAAGGTAATATAGATATCTCAACAGAAAATGTT gGAAAGACCGGTGGTAAGGCTAGGGCTAAGGCCAAGACTCGTTCATCCCGTGCTGGCCTTCAGTTCCCTGTGGGCCGTGTTCACAGACTGCTACGTAAGGGTAATTACGCCCAccgtgtgggagctggtgctcctgtctacttggctgccgtgctggagtatctgaccgctgagatcctcgagttggctggtaacgccgccagagataacaagaagtctcgtatcatccctcgtcatctgcagttggccgtgcgtaacgacgaggagttgaacagactgcttggaggtgtaaccatcgctcagggcggtgtgctgcctaacatccaggctgttctgtTGCCCAAGAAGACCGAGAAAGGAGCCAAGTCCAAGTAA